Proteins encoded in a region of the Salvelinus sp. IW2-2015 linkage group LG27, ASM291031v2, whole genome shotgun sequence genome:
- the ebi3 gene encoding interleukin-27 subunit beta isoform X1 gives MYVQHCVCVLFWLCVCAVVTLLSGVLSSDGTVPTVPSGENRAEMDPPSPPEVRCWSPSYPFKALCSWPEPPQTQLPIQYSATYSMKGGEIQQCHPYPTSVHPLPSPESSLPGVNGSSPGARWLCVLKGLKLYTSYKLNITGVNRMGSASHLQAFTVEDIVKPDPPVNVTVQVVPGKLRLVVKWAPPPSWSDRTLFPLKYQVRYHWDNKGTPHEITLDPFEDTKKVLPGLSPERSYLVQVCSMELMGLGQSSDWSLPITVTIPAH, from the exons ATGTACGtccagcattgtgtgtgtgttctgttctggctgtgtgtgtgtgctgtggtgactCTTCTCAGCGGTGTACTCAGCAGCGATGGGACGGTTCCGACGGTTCCATcaggagagaacagagcagaaatgG accccccctcccctccagagGTACGTTGCTGGTCTCCCAGTTACCCCTTCAAAGCCCTCTGCTCATGGCCTGAGCCTCCACAGACCCAGCTTCCCATACAGTACAGCGCCACCTACAG TATGAAAGGCGGAGAGATCCAGCAGTGCCATCCCTACCCTACCTCCGTGCATCCTCTCCCCAGCCCAGAGTCCTCTCTCCCTGGGGTGAATGGCTCCTCTCCAGGGGCGAGGTGGCTCTGTGTCCTAAAGGGTTTAAAGCTCTACACGTCTTACAAGCTCAACATCACAGGAGTCAACCGTATGGGCAGCGCCTCCCACCTACAGGCCTTCACTGTAGAGGACATTG tgaagcCGGACCCCCCTGTGAATGTGACTGTGCAAGTCGTTCCCGGGAAGCTGAGGCTTGTGGTGAAGTGGGCCCCTCCCCCTTCCTGGTCTGACCGCACCCTCTTCCCCCTGAAGTACCAAGTCAGATACCACTGGGACAACAAGGGTACCCCACATGAGATCACT TTGGATCCGTTTGAGGACACCAAGAAAGTTCTACCAGGGCTGTCTCCTGAGAGGTCTTATCTAGTTCAGGTGTGTTCCATGGAACTGATGGGGCTGGGACAGAGCAGTGATTGGAGCCTACCTATTACTGTCACTATACctgcacactga
- the ebi3 gene encoding interleukin-27 subunit beta isoform X2, which translates to MGRFRRFHQERTEQKWTPPPLQRYVAGLPVTPSKPSAHGLSLHRPSFPYSTAPPTVNHSVCPSMKGGEIQQCHPYPTSVHPLPSPESSLPGVNGSSPGARWLCVLKGLKLYTSYKLNITGVNRMGSASHLQAFTVEDIVKPDPPVNVTVQVVPGKLRLVVKWAPPPSWSDRTLFPLKYQVRYHWDNKGTPHEITLDPFEDTKKVLPGLSPERSYLVQVCSMELMGLGQSSDWSLPITVTIPAH; encoded by the exons ATGGGACGGTTCCGACGGTTCCATcaggagagaacagagcagaaatgG accccccctcccctccagagGTACGTTGCTGGTCTCCCAGTTACCCCTTCAAAGCCCTCTGCTCATGGCCTGAGCCTCCACAGACCCAGCTTCCCATACAGTACAGCGCCACCTACAG TTAATCACTCCGTATGTCCTAGTATGAAAGGCGGAGAGATCCAGCAGTGCCATCCCTACCCTACCTCCGTGCATCCTCTCCCCAGCCCAGAGTCCTCTCTCCCTGGGGTGAATGGCTCCTCTCCAGGGGCGAGGTGGCTCTGTGTCCTAAAGGGTTTAAAGCTCTACACGTCTTACAAGCTCAACATCACAGGAGTCAACCGTATGGGCAGCGCCTCCCACCTACAGGCCTTCACTGTAGAGGACATTG tgaagcCGGACCCCCCTGTGAATGTGACTGTGCAAGTCGTTCCCGGGAAGCTGAGGCTTGTGGTGAAGTGGGCCCCTCCCCCTTCCTGGTCTGACCGCACCCTCTTCCCCCTGAAGTACCAAGTCAGATACCACTGGGACAACAAGGGTACCCCACATGAGATCACT TTGGATCCGTTTGAGGACACCAAGAAAGTTCTACCAGGGCTGTCTCCTGAGAGGTCTTATCTAGTTCAGGTGTGTTCCATGGAACTGATGGGGCTGGGACAGAGCAGTGATTGGAGCCTACCTATTACTGTCACTATACctgcacactga
- the LOC111953913 gene encoding SH2 domain-containing adapter protein D: MAKWLKDYLNFGSRRDAPQLPRPDYTESEILRAYRAQKDLDFEDPYQSAEKPQNGCYGGCRGTVSLHAFPAFASVLPNNAEVKVVSPKHRLIKVDSQEFSRNKVPLSPVTIHQEPVLPSAPTAVGDSDTDYSDPFDARPVPRLRADWEPNPNPHLTLGLSPITSPTLVAFSPNPILGLSLRPGHSSSYMEPFEAQRVITELQQGPEQGRPGVGSGRSGVGIGDQLYDDPYDGTRHRHRGAPPQQQGREFLR; encoded by the exons ATGGCAAAGTGGTTGAAGGACTACTTGAACTTCGGCAGCCGTCGTGACGCCCCCCAGCTTCCGCGTCCTGACTACACAGAGAGTGAGATCCTGAGGGCCTACAGAGCCCAGAAAGACCTGGACTTTGAAGACCCCTACCAGAGCGCAGAGAAACCACAAAATGGCTGCTACGGTGGCTGTAGGGGGACAGTAAGCCTGCATGCGTTTCCCGCCTTCGCTTctgtccttcccaacaatgcagag gtgaaggtggTGTCTCCCAAACACAGGCTGATCAAGGTGGACTCTCAGGAGTTCAGTCGCAATAAGGTCCCCCTCAGCCCCGTCACCATCCACCAAGAACCG GTGCTTCCCTCTGCTCCTACAGCAGTAGGGGACTCCGACACCGACTACTCAGACCCGTTTGATGCCAGACCAGTTCCTCGGCTTAGAGCAGATTGggagcctaaccctaacccacaccTTACCTTGGGCCTCAGCCCCATCACCAGTCCTACCCTGGTAGCCTTCAGCCCTAACCCTATCCTAGGTCTCAGTCTCCGTCCAGGGCACAGCAGCAGCTACATGGAACCCTTTGAAGCCCAGAGGGTCATCACAG AGCTCCAACAGGGCCCAGAGCAGGGCCGGCCAGGAGTGGGCAGTGGAAGGTCAGGGGTTGGGATCGGAGATCAACTCTATGATGACCCCTACGATGGGACTCGACATCGCCACCGGGGGGCGCCACCGCAGCAGCAGGGGAGAGAGTTCCTCAGG
- the ebi3 gene encoding interleukin-27 subunit beta isoform X3: protein MYVQHCVCVLFWLCVCAVVTLLSGVLSSDGTVPTVPSGENRAEMDPPSPPEVRCWSPSYPFKALCSWPEPPQTQLPIQYSATYSMKGGEIQQCHPYPTSVHPLPSPESSLPGVNGSSPGARWLCVLKGLKLYTSYKLNITGVNRMGSASHLQAFTVEDIVKPDPPVNVTVQVVPGKLRLVVKWAPPPSWSDRTLFPLKYQVRYHWDNKVGSV, encoded by the exons ATGTACGtccagcattgtgtgtgtgttctgttctggctgtgtgtgtgtgctgtggtgactCTTCTCAGCGGTGTACTCAGCAGCGATGGGACGGTTCCGACGGTTCCATcaggagagaacagagcagaaatgG accccccctcccctccagagGTACGTTGCTGGTCTCCCAGTTACCCCTTCAAAGCCCTCTGCTCATGGCCTGAGCCTCCACAGACCCAGCTTCCCATACAGTACAGCGCCACCTACAG TATGAAAGGCGGAGAGATCCAGCAGTGCCATCCCTACCCTACCTCCGTGCATCCTCTCCCCAGCCCAGAGTCCTCTCTCCCTGGGGTGAATGGCTCCTCTCCAGGGGCGAGGTGGCTCTGTGTCCTAAAGGGTTTAAAGCTCTACACGTCTTACAAGCTCAACATCACAGGAGTCAACCGTATGGGCAGCGCCTCCCACCTACAGGCCTTCACTGTAGAGGACATTG tgaagcCGGACCCCCCTGTGAATGTGACTGTGCAAGTCGTTCCCGGGAAGCTGAGGCTTGTGGTGAAGTGGGCCCCTCCCCCTTCCTGGTCTGACCGCACCCTCTTCCCCCTGAAGTACCAAGTCAGATACCACTGGGACAACAAGG TTGGATCCGTTTGA
- the yju2 gene encoding splicing factor YJU2, producing the protein MSERKVLNKYYPPDFDPAKIPKLKLPKDRQYVVRLMAPFNMRCKTCGEYIYKGKKFNARKETVMNELYMGLPIFRFYIKCTRCLAEITFKTDPENTDYAMEHGATRNFQAEKLLEEEEKKITKDREEEELNNPMKVLENRTRDSKMEMEVLENLQELKELNQRQASVDFEGMLGTYKELEQRTKEQEKEEDERETREMLERALVKRLRDSDSDSDQESESSSRPKKPSTDRPTDILTTDRLTDPQGLSVGGVKKAKVESWERSVGGLGGGGVLGTLVVRKKPATSVPKPGTTVTPAGSNTQTVSKAAATVPTEATKPITAQNGSLSLSLLGVYSDSDDSNNSE; encoded by the exons ATGTCagaaagaaaagtgttaaac AAATACTACCCGCCAGACTTCGACCCGGCTAAAATACCCAAACTTAAGCTCCCTAAAGACCGGCAGTATGTGGTCCGGCTGATGGCTCCCTTCAACATGAG GTGTAAGACTTGTGGGGAGTACATTTACAAGGGGAAGAAGTTCAACGCCCGTAAGGAGACTGTGATGAATGAGCTCTACATGGGACTGCCCATCTTCCGCTTCTACATCAAGTGTACAAGATGCCTGGCTGAGATCACCTTTAAG ACTGATCCGGAGAACACAGACTATGCCATGGAACACGGWGCCACAAGGAACTTCCAGGCGGAGAAACTtctagaggaggaagagaagaagataactaaggacagggaggaggaagagttgAACAACCCTATGAAG GTGTTGGAGAACCGTACACGGGACTCTAAGATGGAGATGGAGGTTCTGGAGAATCTTCAGGAGCTCAAGGAGTTGAACCAGAGACAGGCTTCGGTGGACTTCGAAGGAATGCTGGGAACATACAAAGAGCTGGAGCAGAGGACCAAagagcaggagaaggaggaggacgagAGGGAGACGCG GGAGATGCTAGAGAGAGCTCTAGTGAAGAGGTTAAGAGACTCCGACTCTGACTCTGACCAGGAGAGCGAGAGCAGCAGCAGACCAAAGAAACCCAGCACAGACAGACCTACTGACATCCTCACCACAGACAGACTCACTGAcccacag gGCCTGTCAGTGGGGGGGGTGAAGAAGGCTAAGGTGGAGAGCTGGGAGAGAAGTGTGGGGGGGCTGGGAGGTGGAGGGGTACTGGGAACACTGGTGGTGAGGAAGAAACCAGCGACCTCTGTTCCCAAACCTGGTACCACAGTAACTCCTGCAGGCTCTAACACACAGACAG TTTCAAAGGCAGCTGCTACTGTACCGACGGAGGCTACTAAGCCAATCACAGCACAGAATGGGTCGTTGTCGCTCAGCCTCCTGGGGGTGTATTCCGACAGTGATGACAGCAACAACAGTGAATGA